The Streptococcus oralis genome segment CAACCTCAAGTCCTTTCTTTTTTATGGATGGCTCACAATCAGTTCCAAACCTTGCCCTTCCAAGGTCCAAGCTTCAACATCACTTGGTAGGATAAAGTGGCTACCTTTTTGGATTGGATAATTTCCCCCGTCAACAGTTAGTTGACCTTGACCAGCTAAGACGCTGAACAGGCTGTAGTCAGCTGTCTTTTCAAAGTCAACTTTTCCAGTAATTTCCCACTTGTAAACGGCGAAGAAATCATTCGACACTAGAAGTGTAGAACGCAGGTCATCAGCTTTGACAGTCACAGGACGGCTATTGGCAGGCTCACCAATGTTCAAAACATCGATGGATTTTTCAAGGTGAAGTTCACGCAAGCTGCCCTTGTCGTCCTTGCGGTCAAAGTCATAGACACGGTAGGTGGTATCGCTAGACTGCTGGGTTTCAAGAATCAAGATACCCGCACCAATGGCATGCATAGTGCCACTTGGTACATAGAAGAAATCTCCTGCTTTAACTGGAACTTTTGTCAGCAAGGTATCCCAGTTCTTGTCCTCGATTTGCTGGCGGAGTTCTTCTTTTGATTTGGCATTGTGGCCATAGATAATCTCTGAACCTTCGTCTGCTGCGATGATGTACCAGCACTCTGTTTTTCCGAGCTCGCCTTCATGTTCTAGTCCATATGCATCGTCTGGGTGAACTTGGACACTGAGCCAATCGTTGGCATCCAGAATCTTGGTCAACAGTGGAAATACAGGCTCTGGACGGTTACCAAATAATTCACGGTGCTCTGCATACAAGGTAGCTAGGTCTGTTCCCTCGTAGCGACCATTAGCTACCTTAGAAACTCCATTTGGGTGGGCTGAAATAGCCCAGTATTCTCCGATTTTTTCACTTGGGATATCGTAGCCAAACTCATCACGTAGCTTGGTTCCACCCCAGATTTTTTCTTGCATAACTGATTGTAAAAATAATGGTTCTGACATCTTATTCTCCTGTCTGTTTTTCTCACCTCATTATAGCAAAAAGCCAGGTCTAATTGAACTCTTTTTCACACATTATAAAGTAGGGAGAAGATTTTATAAAAATAGTAACGATATGGTTTTCATACTTTTGATAAATCTAAAAGAAACTATTCTTTCATAAGATTTGGAAGAACGAACATGATGAAAAAAGCTAACATAATCATCACGAAAACAAGCAAGTAGACAAAACACATAGACAGCCATACATAACGATCAGGTTTTAATGGTCTTTCGACGAAAGATTGTTTCGGTTTTTTAGTTTCATATATCAATAGTTTTAAGATATCATTAATCAAAACTCAAACTTTCTTATTTCTATTCTTGAATTACCTTTTGAGAATTTAGATTATCTATTTTAATACCGTATTTATCTTCTCGTCTCTTAAATGCTTCAATCCCCCCTTCTAAAATTTCACAAACATGTTCTTTTATACATTTTTTGTTTAAAATAAAATTACTGTCAGGTTCTTTTATCTGATTCTCTAAAGCTCCATTTTTATAAGCAAAAACTTTGTTATGGGGATTAGGATTATTTTCTGAATGTTGATTTGCTACAATAACATTTTCACAATCACCTGATACGACGATATTAGGATTATGTGTGACAATAATAATTTGCCTTTTTAATTTTCTCTGCTTAATATATGCTGTCAACTCATGGTAAATAGCTCTATTATCTAAACTATCCTCTGGCTGGTCAATCAATACAGGAACCCGACTATTAGAAAAATCTAAAATCAGTTTTAATACAACGAAAGCCTTTTTACCTGGTGACATCTGTTCAAACTTATCATTCTGATATTCAATATCAAATTTATAAGAGTAAAAATCAGTAGTGAAAAACTTTTCGATATGGTCTAATGTGGTTTTGTTTCCATTAAATTTTAAAGAATTATCCTCAAATATAGTATCAATCATTGAATCAAACTCAAAATTTAATTTCTCAATAAATTCTGCTTTTGAACGTCCTTGAGCATTAATGTAGTCAAACTCTAGCTCCAAATCCTTGAGGTAAAAATCTACAGTAATTTTTAAATCACTTTCAGATATATCGAACGAAGTAAGTAATTCTTTTCGAATTTTTGAATACTCTCTATACTGATTAATAATATTTTGTTTTAATTGATCGTTTTCAGTTTTAAGGTTGGATATCTCTTGTTCGTAACTTTCAATTTTTTTCAATATGGTAGTTTCTTGCTTTATGTTCTCTTCTATAAATGACAACTCATTATTATCTTGTAAGTAAGATAAAAACTTTTTAAAATCTGGAGTATCTCTAATTAAACCAATTTTATTCTTAGTTTCATAAATTTGATCATTTAATCTCTGCTTAAGAATATTAATTTTGTCTTCAAATGTTTGTTGTACTTTTTGATTAATATCCTCAACAGCACTATTAATTATATCTCTTATTTCGTCGCTATGTTCAAGTGCAGAATTAGATTTGGAATATGCTGCAATATTAGGAATAAATAAATTATCAATAAATACAAAATCTTTTTCAAGCCGATTTATTTCACCTTGTAACTTCTTAATAGTAGAGTTATCTATCTCAAATTTTTTCTTCTCTTCATCATCAATATCTACTGCGGATAACAATTCATCTCGTTTTTTATGAAGTTCAATAATCCTTTTGTTAGTAGCTTTTTTATCAAATTCTGGTTTTAAGAGATTTTGTTGACGTTGAAGATTTTCTTTAAATTCATTTAAAAGTCCCTTAATTGCGATATCTATTTTATTATGACTTTGTTGATAACTTTTAATATTTTCATCCAATCCTTTAGATTGAATAATTTCATTAACAAGAAAATTTAACTTTTCAGTATTATTCGCTAGTTGAATCATATGTTCTTGAGGTAGGTATTGTATTTTTCTAGTATCATCCTCTTCCCTATCTTTCCAGAACACATGAAAGTTTTCCATATCTTTATACGTATATTTATTTTTAGATTCACTATCATTAAGTTTATAGGCAATTGAATTTAATAAGGTGGATTTTCCAGTTGATCTACCACCAATGATCGTATTTAAATTATCAGATAAAAGTATGATATCTCCATCATATTCAATTCTATCAATAATTAGCTCATCATCAGTTCGAACTGGTTTTCCTATTCCTACACATATCCGATGTTCTGGCTCAAAGATTATTTGCTTCAAACCTTCAAAAGTCAAATCTGCTTTAATCCAACTATACTTAGTTCCAATCCCTTCTAAAGAGTGCGAATCAGAAGATTGTAAAAGAGGTCTAACATAATCAGATTTATGCAACCAATATTCTCGGTCAGATATTATATTCATATGTTTGCATTTGGGGTCTTGGCAAGTCGAAGAATCATTACAACTAGAATGAATAATAAAATCTGAATTCACACAAATCTGTTCATAAACAGCCTTATTTTTGGAATCAGAATCACTAGTAGCACTACCATGCCCTCTCGAGAGAAATCCTTTTAAATAGTTTCCATTTAATTCTGTATTCCGTTCTAATATTTGATTTAAACTTTTGAAATCAACATGAGCAGAAGACTCAATCTCTTTATTACTTAATCTATTGAATGCTTTCTCAGTTGCACCAATATTTGCCTTTAATTCCCCTAATAAATTCTTAATAATACCATCATCTAATGTATTATCAAAAATGATGTGATAATCAAATAACTGGTCAGATTTATTTATATTAGATAATCTCACTTCTAAATTAAGAAAAGTTACAATACCGTTCTCTTCAAGTCTTGTTTTTAAATTAAAATCGTCATCGGTAAAATTAAAGTAATTAGTTAAACCAATTGCTGAAATATCCTCGTCCTTAATTTTTTGAATAAAACTTTCAATATCTGGACTTCCATCTTCAAATTTACTAAATTGATTATTTAACACTGTATATGGTGAATGTATATGCAAATCCCATTTTCTAAATTCAGAACCTCTATTCATTTAAACTATCCTTTCATATGCTAAAGCTATTGACTGTATTATAAAGTAACTAAGACTGTTTTGAAAAAAACATTATCTTTATTATATTATAACATAATAAAAACAAAACTTACTCTTAATTCGTCATAGTTTTTTTGAAATTTTAACAGAATTTTAAACTTTTATGGAATACTTAAATTTAGAACGAAGAATGAAAAATGTTTTACAAAAGTAAAAGAAGCGAAATGGATTTTTTATATCGCAATAACCATAATATGCTTCAATGCAAGAGAATGTTGTTATACAAAATACTTAATGCCATTGAAACAAAAGAAATTCTTACTAAGAAATATAATGATATTGTAGAAAAATTTATGACCTAAAATTTTATGTATTTATCTAATCCACTAAAAATTTAAAAAGGATGCAATATTGCAACCTTTTTAATTTATTTTATAAACTCCGAAAGCAAAAATTAGTCCCTTTTTAGCACCTAATTTCTTATATAACGTAAGACAGGAAGTAAACCCTCATTATAAATTAAAGTTTCAACCATGAATTCGTTGGAAGCAAACCTTAAAATAAAGTCTTCAACTTCAAATTTAATTCTCGACGAGAGGAATTATTTGATTGCGCGTGATTGCAATCCTTCTTCTTCCAAGAAGAGGCGGAATGGTACGAGTTCTTCTGCTTCGTATTTTTCCTTGAAGTCTTTGATTGCTTCTTCTGAGTGAAGTTTTGGATCCAATTCAAGTACTTCTACTGGAAGTGGACGGTGTGGAGTGATGCGAGCATCGATCACAACAGTTTTACCTTCTTTGTTGAGTTTAACAGCTTCTGCAACAACTGCATCGATGTCTTCGATACGGTCAACTGTAAATCCTACAGCACCTTGAGCTTCAGCGATTTTCGCATAGTCAGCATTAGGGAAGTCACAACCAAACAAGTGTTTGTTTGTGTCTTCGTATTTGTCCTTGATGAAGGCATATTTACCATTTGAGAAGACAACGTTGATAACTGGAAGGTCGTATTGAACGTTTGTGATAACGTCTGGGTAGCACATGTTGAATGCACCGTCACCCATGATGTTCCATACTTGGCGATCTGGATTGTCTTTCTTAGCAGCGATACCACCAGGAAGGGCAATACCCATTGTCGCAAAGAGTGGAGATGTACGCCACATGTTCTTAGGTGTCATGTGAAGGTGACGAGTAGATGTTTGAGTAGTGTCACCTACGTCGATTGAGTAGATAGCGTCTTGATCAGCATGTTTGTTGATTGCATTGTAAACTTGATACAATTGCAATTCACCCTCAGTTTTACCTTCGATTTTGTTCATGTAATCACGCCAGTTTTGGTTGTTCTTAACGTTTGCACGCCACCATGGAGTAGATTCAACTGGGTTCACTTTGTCAAGGATAGCTTTAGCTGCTTGACCTGCATCACCAAGGATTGAAGCGTCTAGGGCATGACGTTTACCAAGTTTGTAAGGGTCGATATCCACTTGGATGAATTTTTCAGTATTCTTGAATGCTTGGTAAACTTCAGCAAATGGGAAGTTTGAACCAAGGAAAAGAACTGTGTCTGCTTCAAAGACCACTTCGTTGGCTGGTTTCCAACCAACACGGTAAGCAGAGCCTGTCAAACCTTCATAGTTCCATTCAAAAGCTTCAAAGTTTTTACCAGTTGTGATGATTGGTGCTTTGATTTTACGTGACAATTCAGTAATCACTTCACCAGCTTTAACACCACCGTAACCAGCATAGATAACTGGACGTTCAGCATTGTTCAAGATTTCAACAGCTTTGTCGATTTCAACTTCGTTCAAGGCAGGAGCGATGAATGAACGTTCGTACGAACCTGAACCGTAGTATGAGTTTTCATCGATTTCTTGGAAACCGAAGTTTACTGGGATTTCAACAACAGCTGGACCTTTTTTAGAAACTGCAGCACGGCAAGCTTCGTCAATTACTTTTGGTAATTGCTCAGCGTATGCTACACGTTTGTTGTAGACAGCGATACCGTTGTACATTGGGTTTTGGTTCAATTCTTGGAAGGCATCCATGTTGAGTTCGTTAACAGGACGTGATCCAAGGATAGCAAGGAATGGAGTGTTATCCATAGCTGCATCGTAAACACCGTTAATCAAGTGAGTCGCACCTGGACCACCTGAACCAACTGCAACCCCGATTGAGCCGCCGAATTTAGCTTGCATAACCGCTGCAAGAGCACCTGTTTCTTCGTGGCGAACTTGCAAGAAGCGGATATCTTTGTCTTCAGCCAAAGCATCCATCAATGAGCTGAGTGTTCCTGATGGGATACCGTAGATTGTGTCTACGCCCCATGTTTTCAATACGTTGAGCATTGCTGCTGATGCAGTAATTTTCCCTTGAGTCATTATAACTCTCCTTCAAATATTTTTAAAATTTGATTCATCCGTTTTCATATACTAATTGGAAACGTTTCAGCAAATTTTTACTCTACTACTTTACCATAATTGTTTTTTGTCTCCTAAAAATGTGCTCAGAAGTTTTTATTCTCTATTACAGTACAGTTTGAAAGCGTTTTTTAGAACTGTTTTATAATACTCAATGAGAATTAAAGAGCACACTAGGAAGCTAACCGCAAGTTGCTCAAAGCAGAGATTTGAGGTTGCAGATAAAATTGATGTGGTTTGAAGAGATTTTCAAAGAGTATAAAAAGCGGGCAAGCCCGCTTTTAGTCTATTTTAGTAACGTTTAGCATGAGTGAACTAATCAAAACAGATACAGAGCTAAAGGCCATGGCTAGACCAGCCAGTTCTGGATTGAGAACGAGACCAAATCCTGAAAAGACTCCTGCTGCAATCGGAATTCCGGCGACATTGTAGATAAAAGCCCAGAAAAGATTGAGCAGAATTCGATTGAAGGTTTTCTTGCTCATGTCAAAGGCACGCACCACACCTAGGAGGTTATTAGTTGTCAACACCAAATCTGCTGACTCGATGGCAATATCTGTTCCAGCTCCCATAGCAATTCCCACATCCGCTACACTGAGGGCAGGAGCGTCATTGATACCATCACCAACAAAGGATACTTTTCCAGCTGATTGTAGTTTATGGATTTCATGGGCTTTTTCTTCTGGCAATACACCTGCAATGACTTCTTCAATGCCAATCTGATCTGCAATGGCACGCGCCACGCCAGCATTATCCCCTGTCAGCATGACCGTTTTAAGACCTCGTTTTTTCAACTGACTGATGGCAAGTTTAGCATTTTCCTTAGGAATATCTTGTAGTGCAAGCAAGCCTTTGATTTCATTGTCAACAGCCAAGAACACAACTGTCTTAGCTTCTTTTTCCAGTTCTTCTAGTTTTTCCTGATAAGTGCTTGAAATGTTCATCCCATCCAGCATTTTAGCATTTCCAAGCAAGACTTGTTTCCCGTTGATTTGCCCTGAGACACCTTTTCCGTGCAAGGCTTGGAAATTTTCCACAGTTTGAAACTCAAGTCTTGCCTCACTCGCTCGCTTGACAATGGCCTCAGCCAGTGGGTGTTGGGAAGCTTCTTCCAAGGAGGCTGCCAATCCAAGCACTTCTACTTCGTCGCCGATGATATCTGTTACCACTGGTTTTCCTTCTGTCAAAGTCCCGGTCTTATCAAAGACAAGAGTTTGAACTTTCTGGATTTCCTGTAGGACGGTTCCATTTTTTAGGAGAACGCCCATTTTGGCACTCCGTCCTGTCCCCACCATGAGGGCTGTTGGTGTTGCAAGTCCTAGGGCACAAGGACAGGCGATAATCAACACTGCCACCCCAAAAAGAAGAGAGGTCACAAAGCTAGCCTCAAACAAGACAAACCAAACCCAAAAAGTCAGAATCGCTAAAATGACGACTGCTGGGACAAAAATCCCTGAAATCTTATCCGTCAAGTCCTGAATCGGTGCACGGCTGGTCTGGGCTTTCTTCACAAATTCTACAATTTGAGCCAAGATCGTCTCTGAACCAACTTTTTCTGCCTTAAGAACAAGCATTCCACTATTATTGATGGTTGAGCCAATGACAGCATCCCCAACTGTCTTGTCCACTGGCAGGCTCTCACCTGTCACCATAGATTCATCAATACTGGAGATACCTTCCACTACGACGCCATCAACCGCAATCTTTTCACCGGGACGCACTCGAATCAGGTCACCTACCTTGACTTGCTCCAAGGGAACTTGAACATAGTGATCATCACGCAAAACTTCTGCTGTTTTAGCTTGCAAATCAAGTAATTTCTCCACAGCTTGGGAAGTGTTTTTTCGCATTTTCTCCTCAAAAACCGCCCCCAAAAGAACGAAGAAGAGGATAAATCCAGCACTTTCAAAGTAGACAGGGAGCCCAGCGAAGAGGGCAACTAGGCTATAGAGATAGGCTACTAGAGTTCCCAGAGCAACCAAGCTATCCATGTTGGCATTGTGCTTTTTAAAGCTGGCCCAAGCACTCTGAATATAAGGACCACCGGCCACTAGCATGATAGGTGTTGTAGCTAAAAAGGTACCCCAATGCATGACTTGGTGACTAATGCTACCTGTCAACATCCCAATCATGAGAATCACAAGAGGCACAGTAAAGATACTAGTAATCCAAAAACGTTGCAAAAGTGACAAAGATTTTCGAGTCTTCTCAACTACGGTATAACTTCCCTTCTGCATCTTCATGCCACATGAAAATTCATGTTGGCCTAACTCTTGAGGTGTAAAACGAATTGTCTTCTCTTCATCTAGTCCGATTGGTTCCAAGATGCCTTCTTCTTCAAACAGAATTTCCTTGTAACAATTTGATGGCGTCACACGATGAAAAGTTATCTCAGCTGGAATTCCTTTTTGAAGCTGGATATGGGCTGGATGATAGCCTTTTTCAGCTGTGATATGGATTTTTTGAATGCCATTTTCCAGGCTGGCTTTCACAATTTCTGTCATCATTTCCTCCTATTCTACAATCATCTTGCCGTGCATCATGTTCATACCACAAGAAAAGTCAAACTCTCCAGCCTGTTCAGGCATGATTTCCACTACATACTCTTCACCCATAGGCAAGTTCGCATGCACTCCAAAATCTGGAAAGACGATCTGATCCAAACAAGGTGAAGGATCCTTACGGTCAAAGACAATACGGGCTGGCACTGATTTCTTAAGAATAATCAACTCAGGCGTATAGCCCCCTTTGACTTCCACTCGAATCTCTTGGTAACCCTTTTTTTGCTGGGCCTTTTGTCCAGATTTTTCAGGCTTTTTGAAAAACCAAAACAAGATAAACGCGATAAGGGCAATACAAATAATGGTTACAATACTATTTAACATGACGTCTCCTTTACATACAATTACATTCGACTTCAGCAACTGCGCTAGCTTTTTTCTCTGAAATCACAGCTTCCAAGTCTGCCAAGTCAGCCTGAGTAAAATCACATTCAGCAATCAAATCAGCCAACAAGTTCTTAATCCTACGAGAACAAACCTTGTCCTTGATATCTTGGACAAGTAAATCCCGACTTTGGTCCAAAGTTAAAAGGGCTGAATAGACAAAGAACTTGCCTTCTTTTTTCCTTGTCAGACACTCTTTCTCAACCAAACGAGCCAAAAGAGTTTGAATGGTTGACTTGGACCAGTCGAACCGCTCCGCCAGAACCCTGATCAAATCCGTACTGGTCTGCTCCCCCTGCATCCAAATAATCTTCATGACCTGCCATTCTGCATCTGAAATCTGCATAATCACACCTCCTAAATCTACATTTGTCGATTACAGTTATTAGTATAGTCTAAAAATCTACATTTGTCAATTAAAAAAGAACCGATACTATGCATCAGTTCCATCAAAATCTAAGAAATGAGTTTCTCTAGCCTTGCCAATTTTCTTGGTCTTCTTTGAATCGTTTTAAGAGATCCAATCCCTCTGGTGTGATGTAGCCTTCTTCCTGAGCTAGGTGGATGAGCTCGCTGTAGTTTGAGAGAGTCACCAGTTTCACGCCTGCATTTGCAAAGTTCTTATCTGCTTTTGCTAGTTGATAGCTAAAAATGGCTACTACACCGAGAACATCTGCTCCTTCACGCTTGGCAGCTGCTACCGCTTCGAGAACTGAACCACCAGTTGAAATCAGGTCTTCTACAATTACCATTTTTTGCCCCTGGGCTACACGGCCTTCGATTTGGTTTCCGGCTCCATGGTCTTTTGGTTTGCTACGGATATAAGCAAATGGTAGGTTCATCTTGTCTGCGATGATAGCTCCGTGTGGAATCCCTGCTGTCGCTGTACCAGCAATGACTTCTACCTCTGGAAAGGCTGCTTTGATAGCATCCACAAAACCATTTTCAATCAAAGTTCTAGTTTCCGGGTAAGCTAGGGTCACACGATTATCCGTATAGATAGGTGACTTGATACCAGATGCCCAAGTGAAAGGCTCTTCTGGTTTGAGATAAACCGCTTGAATTTTCAATAGATGGCTAGCAATGTCTCTAGCAAGTGTCATGGTATACTCCTTCTTATCCTTAAATCTATAATCAAATACGCTTTAGACCCAGTCGCGTGTCCATTCTTCCTTGATAGCATGGTAGGCTGCTACAGGGTCTGCTGCCTGTGTGATAGGACGGCCTATTACAATGTAGTCACTACCGATTTGATAGGCTTGACCAGGGGTCACTACGCGTTTTTGATCCCCTGCTTCAGCACCTGCTGGTCGAATACCTGGTGTCAAGCAGATAAAGTCTTCGTTTGTAGCTTCTTTGATAAGTTGGGCTTCTTGGGCTGAGCAAACAACACCATCCAATCCAGCTTCAGCTGTTTTCTTAGCATAGTGAATCACTGATTCTTGCAGACTAGTTTGGATATTTTGACAGTCTTGCATCTGTTCTTCGGATGTTGAGGTCAATTGGGTCACCGCAATAAGAATCCCTTGATCACCAAGACCTTCACGCGCGGCCTGCATCATCTCAAGTCCACCTGCAGCCTGAACATTGGTCATATCGACACCCAGACTTGACAAGATTTTCATGGTTGACTTGACCGTATTTGGAATATCATGCAACTTGAGATCCAAAAAAACACTATGTCCCAATGATTTTAAATAACGCACAACTTCGGGACCTACTGCATAGTAGATTTCCATTCCTACCTTGACATAGAGTTTTTCCTCTGCTGGAAAAAGGGCTAAAAATTCTTTGGCTTCCTCGAAACTTGGAAAATCCAGAGCAATGACCGGGCGACTCTCACGCATTCTTTTCTCCTATTCTTTGCTAACAGTCCATTGCTTAAAAAAGGAACCTGCTAGCAGCTAGGTTCCACGAAAAACGGGTAGTCTCCACCCTTTCACTGTCTAACCTTAGCTGCCTCTCTGGACTGCTTTAAAAGTTTTCTACTATTCTATTATTTATAACGACACTTGTCAAGTAAAAACTGAAGATTCTTATTCTTGTTTCTTTTCTTCAGCTTTTTTTTCTTCCTGTTTTTTCTTCTCTGCTTCTTTAGCTTCTTGTTTAGCCTTTTCCTCAGCTTCTTCCAAACGTTTATCAGCCAGGCTAGTGCTATAGATTCCTGCCTCCATATCGATGAAGCTCGGTTCTGCTAACTGTGGCTTGATTTTGCTGTAATAAGGCAATTTCTTACCCAATTCTGACAAGGGAACCAATATTTCATCTGTATCCTGCATAGTAATTTTTAGAAGATCGGCAGTTGCCTTACTTGGCGCTAGTTCGATCTTCTGAATTTGACTCTTTATGTCCTCACTAATGCTAGAAAGACCCGTCATCAAATCCTTCACCTGCTGCTCATCGTTAAAGGTGACTGTTAGGTAGGTCTCAGGCAGGTTCAAAAGGTTGACAGGGCTTGAGTCAATGGTTCCACTAGACAGAATTGGATAGTGATCTTCGCCTGTCACATAGTAGCCAACAATCTCAAACTCTTTGACTTCAATCGTAAAGTTTGTCGGAAATTTGTAGTCAATCTTCGCCGATTCTATCCAATGGTTGGACTTGATTCGCTCAGCGTACTTCTCCTTGTTCCATAACAAAGACAAGGTATAGTCGCTGTCCTGAATACCAGAAACCTGTTTGATGTCATCCACCTGCGTGTTACTGTTTCCCTTAACCTCGATATTTTTGATGGTCGAAAGTGGAGTCAACAAATAGACTGAAAGAAGGAGAACCAGAACACTGGGTACCAAGATACTCACAGCTCGCCAAATATGAACAGGTGCAATTTTAGGCTTGGCTGGTTTCTCTGGTTTTTCTTTTTTCTTCTCTTTTTCTTCTTTGACTTTAGGATCA includes the following:
- the manA gene encoding mannose-6-phosphate isomerase, class I, with translation MSEPLFLQSVMQEKIWGGTKLRDEFGYDIPSEKIGEYWAISAHPNGVSKVANGRYEGTDLATLYAEHRELFGNRPEPVFPLLTKILDANDWLSVQVHPDDAYGLEHEGELGKTECWYIIAADEGSEIIYGHNAKSKEELRQQIEDKNWDTLLTKVPVKAGDFFYVPSGTMHAIGAGILILETQQSSDTTYRVYDFDRKDDKGSLRELHLEKSIDVLNIGEPANSRPVTVKADDLRSTLLVSNDFFAVYKWEITGKVDFEKTADYSLFSVLAGQGQLTVDGGNYPIQKGSHFILPSDVEAWTLEGQGLELIVSHP
- a CDS encoding TrlF family AAA-like ATPase, with the protein product MNRGSEFRKWDLHIHSPYTVLNNQFSKFEDGSPDIESFIQKIKDEDISAIGLTNYFNFTDDDFNLKTRLEENGIVTFLNLEVRLSNINKSDQLFDYHIIFDNTLDDGIIKNLLGELKANIGATEKAFNRLSNKEIESSAHVDFKSLNQILERNTELNGNYLKGFLSRGHGSATSDSDSKNKAVYEQICVNSDFIIHSSCNDSSTCQDPKCKHMNIISDREYWLHKSDYVRPLLQSSDSHSLEGIGTKYSWIKADLTFEGLKQIIFEPEHRICVGIGKPVRTDDELIIDRIEYDGDIILLSDNLNTIIGGRSTGKSTLLNSIAYKLNDSESKNKYTYKDMENFHVFWKDREEDDTRKIQYLPQEHMIQLANNTEKLNFLVNEIIQSKGLDENIKSYQQSHNKIDIAIKGLLNEFKENLQRQQNLLKPEFDKKATNKRIIELHKKRDELLSAVDIDDEEKKKFEIDNSTIKKLQGEINRLEKDFVFIDNLFIPNIAAYSKSNSALEHSDEIRDIINSAVEDINQKVQQTFEDKINILKQRLNDQIYETKNKIGLIRDTPDFKKFLSYLQDNNELSFIEENIKQETTILKKIESYEQEISNLKTENDQLKQNIINQYREYSKIRKELLTSFDISESDLKITVDFYLKDLELEFDYINAQGRSKAEFIEKLNFEFDSMIDTIFEDNSLKFNGNKTTLDHIEKFFTTDFYSYKFDIEYQNDKFEQMSPGKKAFVVLKLILDFSNSRVPVLIDQPEDSLDNRAIYHELTAYIKQRKLKRQIIIVTHNPNIVVSGDCENVIVANQHSENNPNPHNKVFAYKNGALENQIKEPDSNFILNKKCIKEHVCEILEGGIEAFKRREDKYGIKIDNLNSQKVIQE
- the spxB gene encoding pyruvate oxidase translates to MTQGKITASAAMLNVLKTWGVDTIYGIPSGTLSSLMDALAEDKDIRFLQVRHEETGALAAVMQAKFGGSIGVAVGSGGPGATHLINGVYDAAMDNTPFLAILGSRPVNELNMDAFQELNQNPMYNGIAVYNKRVAYAEQLPKVIDEACRAAVSKKGPAVVEIPVNFGFQEIDENSYYGSGSYERSFIAPALNEVEIDKAVEILNNAERPVIYAGYGGVKAGEVITELSRKIKAPIITTGKNFEAFEWNYEGLTGSAYRVGWKPANEVVFEADTVLFLGSNFPFAEVYQAFKNTEKFIQVDIDPYKLGKRHALDASILGDAGQAAKAILDKVNPVESTPWWRANVKNNQNWRDYMNKIEGKTEGELQLYQVYNAINKHADQDAIYSIDVGDTTQTSTRHLHMTPKNMWRTSPLFATMGIALPGGIAAKKDNPDRQVWNIMGDGAFNMCYPDVITNVQYDLPVINVVFSNGKYAFIKDKYEDTNKHLFGCDFPNADYAKIAEAQGAVGFTVDRIEDIDAVVAEAVKLNKEGKTVVIDARITPHRPLPVEVLELDPKLHSEEAIKDFKEKYEAEELVPFRLFLEEEGLQSRAIK
- a CDS encoding heavy metal translocating P-type ATPase, translating into MTEIVKASLENGIQKIHITAEKGYHPAHIQLQKGIPAEITFHRVTPSNCYKEILFEEEGILEPIGLDEEKTIRFTPQELGQHEFSCGMKMQKGSYTVVEKTRKSLSLLQRFWITSIFTVPLVILMIGMLTGSISHQVMHWGTFLATTPIMLVAGGPYIQSAWASFKKHNANMDSLVALGTLVAYLYSLVALFAGLPVYFESAGFILFFVLLGAVFEEKMRKNTSQAVEKLLDLQAKTAEVLRDDHYVQVPLEQVKVGDLIRVRPGEKIAVDGVVVEGISSIDESMVTGESLPVDKTVGDAVIGSTINNSGMLVLKAEKVGSETILAQIVEFVKKAQTSRAPIQDLTDKISGIFVPAVVILAILTFWVWFVLFEASFVTSLLFGVAVLIIACPCALGLATPTALMVGTGRSAKMGVLLKNGTVLQEIQKVQTLVFDKTGTLTEGKPVVTDIIGDEVEVLGLAASLEEASQHPLAEAIVKRASEARLEFQTVENFQALHGKGVSGQINGKQVLLGNAKMLDGMNISSTYQEKLEELEKEAKTVVFLAVDNEIKGLLALQDIPKENAKLAISQLKKRGLKTVMLTGDNAGVARAIADQIGIEEVIAGVLPEEKAHEIHKLQSAGKVSFVGDGINDAPALSVADVGIAMGAGTDIAIESADLVLTTNNLLGVVRAFDMSKKTFNRILLNLFWAFIYNVAGIPIAAGVFSGFGLVLNPELAGLAMAFSSVSVLISSLMLNVTKID
- a CDS encoding cupredoxin domain-containing protein — protein: MLNSIVTIICIALIAFILFWFFKKPEKSGQKAQQKKGYQEIRVEVKGGYTPELIILKKSVPARIVFDRKDPSPCLDQIVFPDFGVHANLPMGEEYVVEIMPEQAGEFDFSCGMNMMHGKMIVE
- a CDS encoding CopY/TcrY family copper transport repressor: MQISDAEWQVMKIIWMQGEQTSTDLIRVLAERFDWSKSTIQTLLARLVEKECLTRKKEGKFFVYSALLTLDQSRDLLVQDIKDKVCSRRIKNLLADLIAECDFTQADLADLEAVISEKKASAVAEVECNCM
- the pyrE gene encoding orotate phosphoribosyltransferase: MTLARDIASHLLKIQAVYLKPEEPFTWASGIKSPIYTDNRVTLAYPETRTLIENGFVDAIKAAFPEVEVIAGTATAGIPHGAIIADKMNLPFAYIRSKPKDHGAGNQIEGRVAQGQKMVIVEDLISTGGSVLEAVAAAKREGADVLGVVAIFSYQLAKADKNFANAGVKLVTLSNYSELIHLAQEEGYITPEGLDLLKRFKEDQENWQG
- the pyrF gene encoding orotidine-5'-phosphate decarboxylase, translating into MRESRPVIALDFPSFEEAKEFLALFPAEEKLYVKVGMEIYYAVGPEVVRYLKSLGHSVFLDLKLHDIPNTVKSTMKILSSLGVDMTNVQAAGGLEMMQAAREGLGDQGILIAVTQLTSTSEEQMQDCQNIQTSLQESVIHYAKKTAEAGLDGVVCSAQEAQLIKEATNEDFICLTPGIRPAGAEAGDQKRVVTPGQAYQIGSDYIVIGRPITQAADPVAAYHAIKEEWTRDWV